One Tachysurus vachellii isolate PV-2020 chromosome 18, HZAU_Pvac_v1, whole genome shotgun sequence DNA segment encodes these proteins:
- the rundc1 gene encoding RUN domain-containing protein 1 → MWTEEASDSEVAVTGERWAPVGAVTDPEDEPEGHGAPCGHAAARLRRLEEEHQQLHSSLLALTSHFAQVQFRLKQIVHSQSEEQDKQKMLKELEDFAFRGCPHVLGCRAQHPLENSSEREKRERLEAQREKQKELIIQLKTQLDDLERFAYQEGSYDSLPQSVVMERQKVIIDELIKKLDVNLNEDIGNLTPEELRQRVDVAIAQIVNPVRVKEQLLEQLKTQIRDLEMFINFIQDEVGNPLLSDRANSQQSRSSGPTPRGQGGMKQVDPERAEQLRASGLRLVQRALAVLQIFALSQMGCSAGTMAPKAWPPADGAPDYGPLLNKLEGAVERVRLLASRLQPAGQDEPVVSYTSSSTPPSAPTGPRHELIVIVRKDLSLALRDLLAHGLYAPSEGMSVVLAPISCLLPFSRSSQQDSLHPWELFVKYYHAKNGPAFAESPARQLSQSFSLPVGGTSAVVTPKNSLLWAVHSVLREHGRYKRSADSEFKALVCMALNEQRLVSWVNLLCKAGTLIHAHYQPWSYMAQTGFEGALRILGRLSHLKFDLPVDLAVRQLKNIQDAF, encoded by the exons atgtgGACGGAAGAGGCGTCGGACAGCGAGGTTGCTGTGACCGGTGAGCGCTGGGCTCCGGTGGGCGCCGTCACTGATCCCGAGGATGAACCCGAAGGTCACGGAGCTCCGTGCGGACACGCGGCCGCTCGACTGCGGCGCCTGGAGGAAGAGCACCAACAGCTGCACTCGTCCCTGCTGGCGCTCACGTCGCACTTCGCACAGGTGCAGTTCCGCCTCAAGCAGATCGTCCACAGCCAAAGCGAGGAGCAGGACAAGCAGAAGATGCTGAAGGAGCTGGAGGACTTCGCCTTCAGAGGATGTCCTCATGTCCTGGGCTGCAGAGCACAGCATCCTCTCGAGAACTCA agcgagagagaaaagagggagCGCCTGGAGGCTCAGAGGGAAAAGCAGAAGGAGCTGATCATCCAGCTGAAGACGCAGTTGGACGATTTGGAGCGTTTCGCCTATCAGGAGGGCAGCTATGACTCACTCCCCCAGTCTGTCGTCATGGAGAGGCAGAAG GTGATCATCGACGAGCTGATTAAGAAACTGGATGTGAACCTGAACGAGGACATCGGGAACCTGACGCCCGAGGAACTGAGACAGCGCGTAGACGTCGCCATCGCACAGATCGTCAACCCCGTGCGCGTCAAAGAGCAGCTGCTGGAACAGCTCAAAACCCAGATCAGAGATTTGGAGATGTTTATTAACTTCATACAAG ATGAAGTAGGGAACCCGCTCCTGTCAGACAGAGCCAACAGCCAGCAGAGCCGATCGTCCGGACCCACACCTCGAGGACAGGGAGGCATGAAGCAAG TGGACCCTGAACGTGCTGAGCAGCTACGTGCCAGCGGGCTACGTCTGGTCCAGCGTGCTTTAGCGGTTCTGCAAATCTTCGCTCTGAGCCAGATGGGCTGTTCGGCAGGCACCATGGCGCCAAAGGCGTGGCCTCCAGCCGACGGAGCTCCTGATTACGGgcccctgttgaacaaactcgAGGGAGCTGTAGAGCGTGTACGTCTCCTTGCCTCTCGCCTCCAACCTGCAGGTCAGGATGAACCCGTGGTGAGCTACACTTCCTCATCGACACCCCCATCTGCTCCTACAGGTCCTCGACATGAGCTCATAGTCATTGTGAGGAAAGATCTCTCCCTTGCGCTGCGTGACCTTCTCGCTCACGGCCTTTACGCGCCCTCTGAAGGCATGAGCGTGGTTCTGGCACCTATTTCCTGTCTCCTGCCATTCTCCAGATCCTCACAGCAGGATTCCCTGCACCCCTGGGAGCTCTTCGTTAAGTATTATCACGCAAAAAACGGTCCTGCTTTCGCCGAATCGCCCGCTCGCCAGCTGTCGCAGTCCTTCAGCCTGCCTGTAGGAGGAACCTCGGCGGTCGTGACTCCTAAAAACTCGCTCCTGTGGGCTGTGCACAGCGTACTGAGGGAGCACGGGCGCTATAAACGCAGCGCGGACTCCGAGTTCAAGGCGCTGGTGTGTATGGCATTGAATGAGCAGAGGCTGGTGTCCTGGGTCAACCTGCTGTGTAAGGCAGGGACTCTGATCCACGCTCACTACCAGCCCTGGAGCTACATGGCACAGACCGGCTTCGAAGGGGCGCTAAGGATTCTAGGACGTCTCAGCCACCTGAAATTTGACCTGCCAGTCGATCTGGCTGTACGTCAGCTCAAAAACATCCAGGACGCGTTCTGA
- the rpl27 gene encoding large ribosomal subunit protein eL27, with amino-acid sequence MGKFMKPGKVVMVLAGRYAGRKAVIVKNIDDGTADRPYSHALVSGIDRYPRKVTATMGKKKVAKRSKIKAFVKVFNYNHLMPTRYSVDIPLDKTVVNKDVFRDPALKRKARREAKVKFEERYKTGKNKWFFQKLRF; translated from the exons atgGGCAAATTCATGAAACCTGGGAAGGTGGTGATGGTTCTGGCTGGACGTTACGCCGGACGCAAAGCCGTCATTGTAAAG aatATAGACGACGGCACAGCCGACCGCCCTTACAGCCACGCCCTGGTCTCTGGAATCGACCGTTATCCCCGCAAAGTCACTGCCACCATGGGCAAGAAGAAAGTGGCCAAGAGATCCAAGATCAAGGCTTTCGTTAAGGTGTTCAACTACAACCACCTGATGCCAACCAG GTACTCGGTTGACATTCCTCTGGACAAAACTGTCGTCAACAAGGACGTGTTCAGGGATCCTGCTCTGAAACGCAAAGCCAGGAGGGAAGCCAAGGTCAAGTTTGAGGAGag ATACAAGACCGGCAAGAACAAATGGTTCTTCCAGAAGCTCCGATTCTAG